A single genomic interval of Symphalangus syndactylus isolate Jambi chromosome 18, NHGRI_mSymSyn1-v2.1_pri, whole genome shotgun sequence harbors:
- the MFSD2B gene encoding sphingosine-1-phosphate transporter MFSD2B isoform X1 → MAAPPAPAAEGSPQPEPRAPEPGSGSAKRGREDSRAGRLSFCTKVCYGIGGVPNQIASSATAFYLQLFLLDIAQIPAAQVSLVLFGGKVSGAAADPVAGFFINRSQRTGSGRLMPWVLGCTPFIALAYFFLWFLPPFTSLRGLWYTTFYCLFQALATFFQVPYTALTMLLTPCPRERDSATAYRMTVEMAGTLMGATVHGLIVSGAHRPHRCEATATPGPVTVSPNAARLYCIAAAVVAVTYPVCSSLLCLGVKEQPDPSAPASGPGLSFLAGLGLTTRHPPYLKLVISFLFISAAVQVEQSYLVLFCTHASQLHDHVQGLVLTVLVSAVLSTPLWEWVLQRFGKKTSAFGIFAMVPFAILLAAVPTAPVAYVVAFVSGVSIAVSLLLPWSMLPDVVDDFQLQHHHGPGLETIFYSSYVFFTKLSGACALGISTLSLEFSGYKAGVCKQAEEVVVTLKVLIGAVPTCMILAGLCILMVGSTPKTPSQDTSSRLSLRRRTSYSLA, encoded by the exons GACAGCAGAGCCGGTCGCCTCTCATTCTGTACGAAGGTGTGCTATGGCATTGGTGGGGTCCCCAACCAGATAGCCTCCAGCGCCACAGCCTTTTACCTGCAGCTCTTCCTGCTTGATATAGCACAG ATCCCTGCCGCCCAGGTGTCACTTGTTCTGTTTGGGGGAAAAGTGTCTGGGGCAGCTGCTGACCCTGTGGCTGGGTTCTTCATCAACAGGAGCCAGAGGACAGGGTCTGGACGGCTCATGCCTTG GGTGCTGGGCTGCACCCCCTTCATCGCCCTGGCCTACTTCTTCCTGTGGTTCCTGCCCCCCTTCACCAGCCTGCGAGGCCTCTGGTACACGACCTTCTACTGCCTGTTCCAGGCCCTGGCCACG TTCTTCCAGGTGCCCTACACAGCGCTCACCATGCTGCTGACACCCTGCCCAAGGGAGCGGGACTCGGCCACCGCCTACC GGATGACTGTGGAGATGGCAGGAACACTGATGGGGGCCACTGTCCATGGGCTCATCGTGTCCGGCGCCCACAGACCCCACAGGTGCGAGGCCACTGCGACCCCGGGGCCAGTCACTGTCTCCCCGAATGCA GCCCGTCTCTACTGCATTGCGGCTGCTGTGGTTGCAGTGACTTACCCCGTGTGCAGCAGTTTACTGTGCCTAGGGGTGAAGGAGCAGCCAG ACccctctgccccagcctcagGCCCAGGCTTGAGTTTCCTGGCTGGGCTGGGCCTCACTACCCGGCACCCACCCTACCTGAAGCTGGTGATCTCCTTCCTGTTCATCTCTGCTGCTGTTCAG GTGGAGCAGAGCTACCTGGTCCTGTTCTGTACACATGCCTCCCAGCTACACGACCACGTCCAGGGCCTGGTGCTAACTGTCCTG GTCTCAGCTGTGCTGAGCACCCCGCTGTGGGAGTGGGTtctccagcgctttgggaagaaGACGTCAGCCTTTGGGATCTTT GCGATGGTGCCCTTTGCGATCTTGCTGGCTGCTGTGCCCACAGCACCTGTGGCATATGTCGTGGCCTTTGTATCTGGCGTGAGCATTGCTGTGTCCTTGCTGCTACCCTG GTCCATGCTGCCAGACGTGGTGGATGACTTCCAGCTGCAGCACCATCACGGGCCAGGCCTGGAGACCATCTTCTACTCCTCCTACGTCTTCTTCACCAAGCTGTCTGGTGCATGTGCCCTGGGCATCTCCACCCTCAGTCTGGA GTTCTCGGGGTACAAGGCAGGGGTCTGCAAGCAGGCAGAGGAGGTGGTGGTCACCCTCAAGGTCCTCATCGGCGCCGTGCCCACCTGCATGATCCTTGCTGGGCTCTGCATCCTCATGGTTGGCTCCACTCCAAAGACACCCAGTCAGGACACCTCCAGCCGGCTGAGCCTTCGGAG GAGGACGAGCTACAGCCTGGCCTAA
- the WDCP gene encoding WD repeat and coiled-coil-containing protein isoform X1 has product MELGKGKLLRTGLNALHQAVHPIHGLAWTDGNQVVLTDLQLHSGEVKFGDSKVIGQFECVCGLSWAPPVADDIPVLLAVQHEKHVTVWQLCPTPTESCKWLTSQTCEIKGSLPILPQGCVWHPKCAILTVLTAQDVSIFPNVHADGSQVKADINTQGRIHCACWTQDGLRLVVAVGSSLHSYIWDSAQKTLHRCSSCLVFDVDSHVCSITATVDSQVAIATELPLDKICGLNASETFNIPPNSKDMAPYALPVIGEVPSMDKEATDSETNSEVSVSSSYLEPLDLTHIHFNQHKSDGNSLICLRKKDYLTGTGQDSSHLVLVTFKKAVTMTRKVTIPGILVPDLIAFNLKAHVVAVASNTCNIILIYSVIPSSVPNIQQIRLENTERPKGICFLTDQLLLILVGKQKLTDTTFLPSSKSAQYAISLIVREVMLEEEPSITSSESQTTYSTFSAPLNKANRKKLIESLSPDFCHQSKGLLLTVNTSSQNGRPRRTLTKEIQSPLSSICDGSIALDAEPVTQPASLPRHSSTPDHTSTLEPPRLPQRKNLQSEKETYQLSKEVEILSRNLVEMQRCLSELTNRLHNEKKSSSVYPLSQDLPYVHIIYQKPYYLGPVVEKRAVLLCDGKLRLSTVQQTFGLSLIEMLHDSHWILLSADSEGFIPLTFTATQEIIIRDGNLSRSDVFRDSFSHSPDSVSSLKVFTGLAAPSLDTTGCSNHVDGIA; this is encoded by the exons ATGGAGTTGGGAAAAGGAAAACTACTCAGGACTGGACTGAATGCGTTGCATCAAGCAGTGCATCCAATCCATGGCCTTGCCTGGACCGATGGGAATCAAGTTGTCCTAACTGATTTGCAGCTTCACAGTGGAGAGGTCAAGTTTGGGGACTCCAAAGTCATTGGACAATTTGAATGTGTCTGTGGGTTGTCCTGGGCCCCACCTGTTGCAGATGATATACCTGTTCTACTCGCTGTCCAGCATGAGAAGCATGTCACTGTGTGGCAGCTGTGTCCCACCCCTACGGAGTCATGCAAATGGCTGACGTCTCAGACTTGTGAGATTAAAGGATCACTACCTATCCTTCCCCAGGGCTGTGTGTGGCACCCAAAATGTGCTATTCTGACTGTGTTGACTGCTCAAGATGTCTCCATTTTCCCTAATGTTCACGCTGACGGTTCCCAGGTAAAGGCGGACATCAACACCCAGGGCCGCATTCACTGTGCATGTTGGACCCAGGATGGCCTGAGGCTGGTGGTGGCAGTAGGCAGCAGCCTGCATTCTTATATTTGGGACAGTGCTCAGAAGACTCTTCACAGGTGCTCCTCCTGCCTGGTGTTTGATGTGGACAGCCATGTCTGCTCCATCACAGCAACTGTGGACTCACAGGTTGCTATAGCTACTGAGCTTCCACTGGATAAGATCTGTGGCTTAAATGCATCTGAAACCTTTAATATCCCACCTAACAGTAAAGACATGGCTCCGTATGCTTTACCAGTTATTGGTGAAGTACCCTCTATGGATAAAGAGGCAACTGATTCTGAAACAAATTCTGAAGTATCAGTTTCTTCTTCCTATTTAGAACCTCTGGATCTAACTCACATACATTTCAATCAACATAAGTCTGATGGTAATTCTCTTATTTGTCTAAGAAAAAAGGACTACTTGACAGGAACTGGCCAAGATTCTTCACATTTGGTCCTTGTGACCTTTAAGAAAGCAGTTACCATGACAAGAAAAGTGACTATTCCAGGCATTCTGGTTCCTGATCTGATAGCATTTAATCTTAAAGCACACGTAGTGGCAGTGGCTTCCAACActtgtaatataattttgatCTACTCTGTCATTCCATCTTCAGTCCCAAACATCCAGCAAATTCGATTAGAGAACACTGAAAGACCAAAAGGGATATGTTTCTTGACAGACCAACTATTACTAATTTTGGTAGGAAAACAAAAACTCACTGATACGACGTTTCTTCCTTCTTCAAAGTCTGCTCAGTATGCCATTAGCTTGATTGTTAGAGAAGTAATGTTGGAAGAAGAACCTTCAATAACATCAAGTGAAAGCCAGACTACCTACTCTACTTTCAGTGCTCCGTTAaataaagcaaatagaaaaaagttaattGAAAGTCTTTCCCCAGATTTTTGTCACCAAAGCAAAGGGCTATTGCTGACAGTTAATACCAGTAGTCAGAATGGAAGGCCTAGAAGAACACTTACTAAAGAAATCCAGAGTCCTCTGTCTAGTATCTGTGATGGCTCCATAGCCCTAGATGCTGAGCCTGTTACCCAGCCAGCATCGCTGCCCAGACACAGCAGCACACCAGACCATACCAGCACACTGGAGCCTCCTCGTTTGCCTCAAAGAAAGAACTTACAAAGTGAAAAGGAAACTTATCAGCTGTCTAAGGAAGTGGAAATTTTATCTAGGAACCTGGTTGAAATGCAGCGGTGTCTTTCTGAACTTACAAACCGACTGCATAATGAGAAGAAATCCTCTTCAGTGTATCCACTGTCTCAAGATCTTCCTTATGTTCACATTATTTACCAG aaACCTTATTATCTAGGTCCTGTTGTTGAAAAAAGAGCGGTGCTTCTCTGTGATGGTAAACTAAGGCTCAGTACAGTTCAGCAGACTTTTGGCCTTTCTCTCATTGAAATGCTACATG attccCACTGGATTCTTCTCTCTGCTGACAGTGAGGGCTTTATCCCGTTAACCTTCACAGCCACACAGGAAATAATCATAAGAGATGGCAACCTGTCCAGGTCAGATGTCTTCAGAGACTCTTTTTCTCACAGTCCAGATTCTGTTTCTTCTCTTAAAGTCTTTACAGGCCTTGCTGCCCCCAGTTTAGATACCACTGGCTGTTCTAACCATGTAGATGGCATAGCCTGA
- the WDCP gene encoding WD repeat and coiled-coil-containing protein isoform X2, whose protein sequence is MELGKGKLLRTGLNALHQAVHPIHGLAWTDGNQVVLTDLQLHSGEVKFGDSKVIGQFECVCGLSWAPPVADDIPVLLAVQHEKHVTVWQLCPTPTESCKWLTSQTCEIKGSLPILPQGCVWHPKCAILTVLTAQDVSIFPNVHADGSQVKADINTQGRIHCACWTQDGLRLVVAVGSSLHSYIWDSAQKTLHRCSSCLVFDVDSHVCSITATVDSQVAIATELPLDKICGLNASETFNIPPNSKDMAPYALPVIGEVPSMDKEATDSETNSEVSVSSSYLEPLDLTHIHFNQHKSDGNSLICLRKKDYLTGTGQDSSHLVLVTFKKAVTMTRKVTIPGILVPDLIAFNLKAHVVAVASNTCNIILIYSVIPSSVPNIQQIRLENTERPKGICFLTDQLLLILVGKQKLTDTTFLPSSKSAQYAISLIVREVMLEEEPSITSSESQTTYSTFSAPLNKANRKKLIESLSPDFCHQSKGLLLTVNTSSQNGRPRRTLTKEIQSPLSSICDGSIALDAEPVTQPASLPRHSSTPDHTSTLEPPRLPQRKNLQSEKETYQLSKEVEILSRNLVEMQRCLSELTNRLHNEKKSSSVYPLSQDLPYVHIIYQIPTGFFSLLTVRALSR, encoded by the exons ATGGAGTTGGGAAAAGGAAAACTACTCAGGACTGGACTGAATGCGTTGCATCAAGCAGTGCATCCAATCCATGGCCTTGCCTGGACCGATGGGAATCAAGTTGTCCTAACTGATTTGCAGCTTCACAGTGGAGAGGTCAAGTTTGGGGACTCCAAAGTCATTGGACAATTTGAATGTGTCTGTGGGTTGTCCTGGGCCCCACCTGTTGCAGATGATATACCTGTTCTACTCGCTGTCCAGCATGAGAAGCATGTCACTGTGTGGCAGCTGTGTCCCACCCCTACGGAGTCATGCAAATGGCTGACGTCTCAGACTTGTGAGATTAAAGGATCACTACCTATCCTTCCCCAGGGCTGTGTGTGGCACCCAAAATGTGCTATTCTGACTGTGTTGACTGCTCAAGATGTCTCCATTTTCCCTAATGTTCACGCTGACGGTTCCCAGGTAAAGGCGGACATCAACACCCAGGGCCGCATTCACTGTGCATGTTGGACCCAGGATGGCCTGAGGCTGGTGGTGGCAGTAGGCAGCAGCCTGCATTCTTATATTTGGGACAGTGCTCAGAAGACTCTTCACAGGTGCTCCTCCTGCCTGGTGTTTGATGTGGACAGCCATGTCTGCTCCATCACAGCAACTGTGGACTCACAGGTTGCTATAGCTACTGAGCTTCCACTGGATAAGATCTGTGGCTTAAATGCATCTGAAACCTTTAATATCCCACCTAACAGTAAAGACATGGCTCCGTATGCTTTACCAGTTATTGGTGAAGTACCCTCTATGGATAAAGAGGCAACTGATTCTGAAACAAATTCTGAAGTATCAGTTTCTTCTTCCTATTTAGAACCTCTGGATCTAACTCACATACATTTCAATCAACATAAGTCTGATGGTAATTCTCTTATTTGTCTAAGAAAAAAGGACTACTTGACAGGAACTGGCCAAGATTCTTCACATTTGGTCCTTGTGACCTTTAAGAAAGCAGTTACCATGACAAGAAAAGTGACTATTCCAGGCATTCTGGTTCCTGATCTGATAGCATTTAATCTTAAAGCACACGTAGTGGCAGTGGCTTCCAACActtgtaatataattttgatCTACTCTGTCATTCCATCTTCAGTCCCAAACATCCAGCAAATTCGATTAGAGAACACTGAAAGACCAAAAGGGATATGTTTCTTGACAGACCAACTATTACTAATTTTGGTAGGAAAACAAAAACTCACTGATACGACGTTTCTTCCTTCTTCAAAGTCTGCTCAGTATGCCATTAGCTTGATTGTTAGAGAAGTAATGTTGGAAGAAGAACCTTCAATAACATCAAGTGAAAGCCAGACTACCTACTCTACTTTCAGTGCTCCGTTAaataaagcaaatagaaaaaagttaattGAAAGTCTTTCCCCAGATTTTTGTCACCAAAGCAAAGGGCTATTGCTGACAGTTAATACCAGTAGTCAGAATGGAAGGCCTAGAAGAACACTTACTAAAGAAATCCAGAGTCCTCTGTCTAGTATCTGTGATGGCTCCATAGCCCTAGATGCTGAGCCTGTTACCCAGCCAGCATCGCTGCCCAGACACAGCAGCACACCAGACCATACCAGCACACTGGAGCCTCCTCGTTTGCCTCAAAGAAAGAACTTACAAAGTGAAAAGGAAACTTATCAGCTGTCTAAGGAAGTGGAAATTTTATCTAGGAACCTGGTTGAAATGCAGCGGTGTCTTTCTGAACTTACAAACCGACTGCATAATGAGAAGAAATCCTCTTCAGTGTATCCACTGTCTCAAGATCTTCCTTATGTTCACATTATTTACCAG attccCACTGGATTCTTCTCTCTGCTGACAGTGAGGGCTTTATCCCGTTAA
- the MFSD2B gene encoding sphingosine-1-phosphate transporter MFSD2B isoform X3, with amino-acid sequence MAAPPAPAAEGSPQPEPRAPEPGSGSAKRGREDSRAGRLSFCTKVCYGIGGVPNQIASSATAFYLQLFLLDIAQIPAAQVSLVLFGGKVSGAAADPVAGFFINRSQRTGSGRLMPWVLGCTPFIALAYFFLWFLPPFTSLRGLWYTTFYCLFQALATFFQVPYTALTMLLTPCPRERDSATAYRMTVEMAGTLMGATVHGLIVSGAHRPHRCEATATPGPVTVSPNAARLYCIAAAVVAVTYPVCSSLLCLGVKEQPDPSAPASGPGLSFLAGLGLTTRHPPYLKLVISFLFISAAVQVSAVLSTPLWEWVLQRFGKKTSAFGIFAMVPFAILLAAVPTAPVAYVVAFVSGVSIAVSLLLPWSMLPDVVDDFQLQHHHGPGLETIFYSSYVFFTKLSGACALGISTLSLEFSGYKAGVCKQAEEVVVTLKVLIGAVPTCMILAGLCILMVGSTPKTPSQDTSSRLSLRRRTSYSLA; translated from the exons GACAGCAGAGCCGGTCGCCTCTCATTCTGTACGAAGGTGTGCTATGGCATTGGTGGGGTCCCCAACCAGATAGCCTCCAGCGCCACAGCCTTTTACCTGCAGCTCTTCCTGCTTGATATAGCACAG ATCCCTGCCGCCCAGGTGTCACTTGTTCTGTTTGGGGGAAAAGTGTCTGGGGCAGCTGCTGACCCTGTGGCTGGGTTCTTCATCAACAGGAGCCAGAGGACAGGGTCTGGACGGCTCATGCCTTG GGTGCTGGGCTGCACCCCCTTCATCGCCCTGGCCTACTTCTTCCTGTGGTTCCTGCCCCCCTTCACCAGCCTGCGAGGCCTCTGGTACACGACCTTCTACTGCCTGTTCCAGGCCCTGGCCACG TTCTTCCAGGTGCCCTACACAGCGCTCACCATGCTGCTGACACCCTGCCCAAGGGAGCGGGACTCGGCCACCGCCTACC GGATGACTGTGGAGATGGCAGGAACACTGATGGGGGCCACTGTCCATGGGCTCATCGTGTCCGGCGCCCACAGACCCCACAGGTGCGAGGCCACTGCGACCCCGGGGCCAGTCACTGTCTCCCCGAATGCA GCCCGTCTCTACTGCATTGCGGCTGCTGTGGTTGCAGTGACTTACCCCGTGTGCAGCAGTTTACTGTGCCTAGGGGTGAAGGAGCAGCCAG ACccctctgccccagcctcagGCCCAGGCTTGAGTTTCCTGGCTGGGCTGGGCCTCACTACCCGGCACCCACCCTACCTGAAGCTGGTGATCTCCTTCCTGTTCATCTCTGCTGCTGTTCAG GTCTCAGCTGTGCTGAGCACCCCGCTGTGGGAGTGGGTtctccagcgctttgggaagaaGACGTCAGCCTTTGGGATCTTT GCGATGGTGCCCTTTGCGATCTTGCTGGCTGCTGTGCCCACAGCACCTGTGGCATATGTCGTGGCCTTTGTATCTGGCGTGAGCATTGCTGTGTCCTTGCTGCTACCCTG GTCCATGCTGCCAGACGTGGTGGATGACTTCCAGCTGCAGCACCATCACGGGCCAGGCCTGGAGACCATCTTCTACTCCTCCTACGTCTTCTTCACCAAGCTGTCTGGTGCATGTGCCCTGGGCATCTCCACCCTCAGTCTGGA GTTCTCGGGGTACAAGGCAGGGGTCTGCAAGCAGGCAGAGGAGGTGGTGGTCACCCTCAAGGTCCTCATCGGCGCCGTGCCCACCTGCATGATCCTTGCTGGGCTCTGCATCCTCATGGTTGGCTCCACTCCAAAGACACCCAGTCAGGACACCTCCAGCCGGCTGAGCCTTCGGAG GAGGACGAGCTACAGCCTGGCCTAA
- the MFSD2B gene encoding sphingosine-1-phosphate transporter MFSD2B isoform X2, which yields MGQKAVFLLGREGGQRRAFSFRPLLLEMSSRAGRLSFCTKVCYGIGGVPNQIASSATAFYLQLFLLDIAQIPAAQVSLVLFGGKVSGAAADPVAGFFINRSQRTGSGRLMPWVLGCTPFIALAYFFLWFLPPFTSLRGLWYTTFYCLFQALATFFQVPYTALTMLLTPCPRERDSATAYRMTVEMAGTLMGATVHGLIVSGAHRPHRCEATATPGPVTVSPNAARLYCIAAAVVAVTYPVCSSLLCLGVKEQPDPSAPASGPGLSFLAGLGLTTRHPPYLKLVISFLFISAAVQVEQSYLVLFCTHASQLHDHVQGLVLTVLVSAVLSTPLWEWVLQRFGKKTSAFGIFAMVPFAILLAAVPTAPVAYVVAFVSGVSIAVSLLLPWSMLPDVVDDFQLQHHHGPGLETIFYSSYVFFTKLSGACALGISTLSLEFSGYKAGVCKQAEEVVVTLKVLIGAVPTCMILAGLCILMVGSTPKTPSQDTSSRLSLRRRTSYSLA from the exons CAGAGCCGGTCGCCTCTCATTCTGTACGAAGGTGTGCTATGGCATTGGTGGGGTCCCCAACCAGATAGCCTCCAGCGCCACAGCCTTTTACCTGCAGCTCTTCCTGCTTGATATAGCACAG ATCCCTGCCGCCCAGGTGTCACTTGTTCTGTTTGGGGGAAAAGTGTCTGGGGCAGCTGCTGACCCTGTGGCTGGGTTCTTCATCAACAGGAGCCAGAGGACAGGGTCTGGACGGCTCATGCCTTG GGTGCTGGGCTGCACCCCCTTCATCGCCCTGGCCTACTTCTTCCTGTGGTTCCTGCCCCCCTTCACCAGCCTGCGAGGCCTCTGGTACACGACCTTCTACTGCCTGTTCCAGGCCCTGGCCACG TTCTTCCAGGTGCCCTACACAGCGCTCACCATGCTGCTGACACCCTGCCCAAGGGAGCGGGACTCGGCCACCGCCTACC GGATGACTGTGGAGATGGCAGGAACACTGATGGGGGCCACTGTCCATGGGCTCATCGTGTCCGGCGCCCACAGACCCCACAGGTGCGAGGCCACTGCGACCCCGGGGCCAGTCACTGTCTCCCCGAATGCA GCCCGTCTCTACTGCATTGCGGCTGCTGTGGTTGCAGTGACTTACCCCGTGTGCAGCAGTTTACTGTGCCTAGGGGTGAAGGAGCAGCCAG ACccctctgccccagcctcagGCCCAGGCTTGAGTTTCCTGGCTGGGCTGGGCCTCACTACCCGGCACCCACCCTACCTGAAGCTGGTGATCTCCTTCCTGTTCATCTCTGCTGCTGTTCAG GTGGAGCAGAGCTACCTGGTCCTGTTCTGTACACATGCCTCCCAGCTACACGACCACGTCCAGGGCCTGGTGCTAACTGTCCTG GTCTCAGCTGTGCTGAGCACCCCGCTGTGGGAGTGGGTtctccagcgctttgggaagaaGACGTCAGCCTTTGGGATCTTT GCGATGGTGCCCTTTGCGATCTTGCTGGCTGCTGTGCCCACAGCACCTGTGGCATATGTCGTGGCCTTTGTATCTGGCGTGAGCATTGCTGTGTCCTTGCTGCTACCCTG GTCCATGCTGCCAGACGTGGTGGATGACTTCCAGCTGCAGCACCATCACGGGCCAGGCCTGGAGACCATCTTCTACTCCTCCTACGTCTTCTTCACCAAGCTGTCTGGTGCATGTGCCCTGGGCATCTCCACCCTCAGTCTGGA GTTCTCGGGGTACAAGGCAGGGGTCTGCAAGCAGGCAGAGGAGGTGGTGGTCACCCTCAAGGTCCTCATCGGCGCCGTGCCCACCTGCATGATCCTTGCTGGGCTCTGCATCCTCATGGTTGGCTCCACTCCAAAGACACCCAGTCAGGACACCTCCAGCCGGCTGAGCCTTCGGAG GAGGACGAGCTACAGCCTGGCCTAA